In Candidatus Poribacteria bacterium, the following are encoded in one genomic region:
- the gatC gene encoding Asp-tRNA(Asn)/Glu-tRNA(Gln) amidotransferase subunit GatC → MPKITIREVETVANLARLEFDEEEKRQFTYQLERILSYIDKLNELDTENVEPTSHVLPIRNVMREDEVKPSYPREEMLKNAPRPIEGYFAVPKVIT, encoded by the coding sequence ATGCCCAAGATAACGATCCGGGAAGTGGAGACGGTGGCAAACCTTGCAAGGCTGGAATTCGACGAGGAGGAAAAGAGGCAGTTCACATATCAGCTTGAAAGGATTCTCAGCTATATCGATAAGCTCAACGAGCTCGATACGGAGAACGTCGAGCCGACATCCCACGTCTTACCGATAAGGAACGTCATGAGGGAGGATGAGGTCAAACCCTCATATCCGAGGGAGGAGATGCTGAAGAACGCCCCTCGGCCGATCGAAGGATATTTCGCCGTCCCAAAGGTGATCACCTGA
- the gatA gene encoding Asp-tRNA(Asn)/Glu-tRNA(Gln) amidotransferase subunit GatA, which translates to MELYSMTAHQLRDLLRKGEVSATDIVKSVLERIDEVEEKIKAYITITDDLALRSAEKVDELLAKGEELPDLAGIPVAIKDVICTKGVLTTCASKILYNFVPPYDATVMVKLNRQMIAMIGKANMDEFAMGSSTENSGFFITHNPWGLDRVPGGSSGGSAAAVAADEAICSLGSDTGGSIRQPAALCGVVGLKPTYGRVSRFGLVAFASSLDQIGPITKDVEDCALMMNAICGYDPMDSTSADVPVPDFTKSLIPEVKGFKIGVPKEYFIEGIDPEVEKAVRKALEKFEELGASVEEISLPHTEYAVADYYIIASAEASANLERYDGVKYGYRAEGARDLIDMYKKTRSEGFGAEVKRRIMLGTYALSAGYYDAYYLKGLKVRTLIKRDFDEAFEKVDVIVTPTSPTPAFRIGEKVDDPLTMYLSDIFTISANLAGICGISIPCGFSSQGLPIGMQILGKPFDEETILRVAYAFEQNTDYHTLKPRIG; encoded by the coding sequence ATGGAGCTATACAGCATGACGGCACATCAGCTTCGGGATCTTCTCAGGAAAGGTGAGGTTTCAGCGACGGATATAGTCAAGTCGGTGCTGGAAAGGATCGATGAGGTGGAGGAGAAGATCAAGGCATACATAACGATCACCGATGATCTGGCCTTGAGGAGCGCCGAGAAGGTGGATGAGCTGCTCGCTAAAGGGGAGGAGCTGCCGGATCTGGCCGGAATCCCCGTCGCCATCAAGGACGTCATATGCACGAAAGGGGTGCTGACCACATGTGCTTCTAAGATACTGTATAACTTCGTCCCGCCGTATGACGCCACGGTGATGGTGAAGCTCAACCGTCAGATGATAGCGATGATCGGCAAGGCCAATATGGACGAGTTCGCCATGGGATCATCCACGGAGAACTCAGGGTTTTTCATCACGCACAACCCGTGGGGTCTAGATCGGGTTCCGGGAGGTTCGAGTGGAGGTTCCGCAGCGGCGGTGGCCGCCGACGAGGCGATCTGTTCCCTAGGGTCGGATACGGGCGGCTCGATCAGACAGCCGGCGGCGCTGTGCGGCGTGGTGGGGCTGAAACCGACCTACGGGAGGGTCTCCCGATTCGGGCTTGTGGCCTTCGCATCGTCGCTGGACCAGATCGGGCCCATAACGAAGGATGTCGAGGACTGCGCCCTGATGATGAACGCCATATGCGGATACGATCCGATGGACTCCACATCGGCCGACGTGCCCGTTCCTGATTTCACGAAAAGCCTCATCCCCGAGGTCAAGGGCTTCAAAATAGGTGTGCCGAAGGAATACTTCATCGAGGGGATAGATCCGGAGGTGGAGAAGGCCGTCAGGAAGGCCCTGGAGAAGTTCGAGGAGTTGGGGGCGAGCGTCGAGGAGATCTCCCTGCCTCACACCGAATATGCCGTTGCCGATTACTACATCATCGCCTCGGCCGAGGCGAGCGCCAACCTGGAGAGATACGACGGGGTGAAATACGGATATCGGGCCGAAGGAGCCAGAGACCTCATCGACATGTATAAAAAGACGCGCAGCGAGGGATTCGGAGCTGAGGTCAAAAGGAGGATCATGCTGGGAACATACGCTCTCAGCGCTGGCTATTACGACGCCTACTATCTGAAGGGACTGAAGGTGAGGACGTTGATCAAGAGGGACTTCGACGAGGCGTTCGAGAAGGTGGATGTCATCGTCACGCCCACCTCCCCTACCCCGGCCTTCAGGATAGGCGAGAAGGTGGATGATCCGCTGACGATGTATCTGTCGGATATCTTCACCATATCAGCCAATCTCGCCGGCATCTGCGGCATCTCCATCCCATGCGGCTTCAGCTCACAGGGGTTGCCGATCGGGATGCAGATACTGGGGAAACCTTTTGACGAGGAGACGATCCTCAGGGTCGCTTA
- a CDS encoding archease codes for MRERYRFFDHTADLGVEIFGRSLEDLFQNALSTLIEIMVDVNTVQEKRRIDIGLSSDSTEELFIDMLREVIFQHEVEEIYFKRGEITEFSPRSLKASLWGERIDYDRHLPINHIKNVTYHGFEIKQLKDGIWCARVIFDV; via the coding sequence GTGAGGGAAAGGTATAGGTTCTTCGATCACACCGCCGATCTCGGCGTGGAGATATTCGGCCGGAGCCTTGAGGATCTCTTTCAAAACGCACTCTCTACCCTGATCGAGATCATGGTGGATGTGAACACCGTCCAGGAGAAAAGAAGGATCGATATCGGGCTTTCATCCGACTCAACGGAGGAGCTCTTTATCGACATGCTGCGCGAGGTGATCTTCCAGCATGAGGTTGAGGAGATCTACTTTAAGAGGGGTGAGATCACAGAGTTTTCACCCAGATCGCTCAAGGCATCCCTTTGGGGCGAACGGATAGATTACGACAGACACCTCCCCATCAACCACATCAAAAACGTCACATATCACGGATTCGAGATCAAACAGCTCAAGGATGGTATCTGGTGCGCAAGGGTGATATTCGATGTCTGA
- a CDS encoding TlyA family RNA methyltransferase, whose product MSEPKKRLDMLLVERGLARSREQAKRLIMAGEVLVDDVPETKPGRRVRSDVRIRIRREIPYVSRGGLKLEGALRDFNLDVTGSVVLDVGASTGGFTDCLLQHGAAFVYALDVGYGQLDWKLRGDKRVKPMDRINIRYASPDMFDKTIDMATVDVSFISLKLVLPVLAKIVRSRGLILALVKPQFEAGREKVQRGGVVRDPKVHAEVLSGLVRECRKWGLRALKLTFSPIKGPAGNIEFFLLFEVSNEDQSEIDGRDIDKTVMEAHRALDNPPRQHEEVTR is encoded by the coding sequence ATGTCTGAACCTAAAAAGCGACTCGATATGCTTTTAGTCGAAAGAGGATTGGCGCGCAGCAGGGAACAGGCGAAAAGGCTGATAATGGCGGGTGAGGTGCTGGTGGATGACGTGCCGGAGACCAAACCCGGAAGGAGGGTCAGATCGGACGTCAGAATCCGGATCCGCCGTGAGATCCCATATGTCAGCAGAGGCGGATTGAAGCTGGAGGGGGCGTTGAGGGATTTCAACTTGGATGTCACCGGATCGGTAGTCCTGGACGTCGGGGCCTCCACGGGCGGTTTCACCGATTGCCTGCTGCAGCACGGCGCGGCGTTCGTCTATGCTCTGGACGTCGGATACGGACAGTTGGACTGGAAGCTGAGGGGAGATAAAAGGGTGAAACCGATGGACAGGATAAACATAAGATACGCCTCCCCGGACATGTTCGATAAAACCATAGACATGGCAACCGTGGATGTCTCCTTCATCTCTCTGAAGCTGGTGCTCCCCGTTTTAGCGAAGATCGTCCGAAGCAGGGGATTGATCCTCGCCCTCGTCAAACCTCAGTTCGAGGCCGGCAGGGAGAAGGTTCAGCGGGGAGGGGTGGTAAGAGACCCGAAGGTGCATGCTGAGGTTCTCTCCGGACTGGTGCGAGAATGCCGCAAATGGGGCCTGAGGGCGTTAAAGCTCACCTTCTCGCCCATAAAGGGCCCTGCCGGCAACATAGAGTTCTTCCTGCTTTTCGAGGTTTCAAACGAGGATCAGAGTGAGATTGATGGGCGGGATATAGATAAAACGGTGATGGAAGCCCACAGGGCCCTGGATAATCCGCCCAGACAACATGAAGAGGTAACGCGATGA